In Achromobacter xylosoxidans A8, a single window of DNA contains:
- a CDS encoding N-acyl-D-amino-acid deacylase family protein, protein MYDTLIGNVLVLDGTGEPAYRASVALADGRIAAIGDLPGASARHLFDGTRLALAPGFIDVHTHDDTNVIRTPDMLPKLSQGVTTVVVGNCGISASPVALRGEPPDPMNLLGSRADFSYPTFADYTRAIEAAQPAVNVAALVGHTALRSNHMDRLDRAATRDEVLAMRAQLRDALAHGAVGLSTGLAYASAFDADTDEVKLLAEALDEFGALYTTHLRSEFATILEAMQEAFDIAQHARVPVVVSHLKCAGAGNWGRTKEVLATLETAGRLQHVGCDCYPYSASSSTLDLKQVTDEFDIDITWSVPHPEQARRKLADIAADWGLPLLEAAARLQPAGAVYHNMHEDDVRRVLSHRLTMVGSDGLPNDPMPHPRLWGAFPRVLGHYSRDVGLFPLTEAVHKMTGLSAARFGLAERGLVREGYHADLVLFDPATVIDRATFAAPVQTAAGIEAVWVNGALSYRQGEATGDRAGRWLPRSGDLRKNFQ, encoded by the coding sequence ATGTACGACACCCTCATAGGCAATGTGCTGGTCCTGGACGGCACCGGCGAACCCGCCTACCGCGCCAGCGTGGCGCTGGCCGACGGCCGCATCGCCGCCATCGGCGACCTGCCCGGCGCGTCCGCCCGCCATCTTTTCGACGGCACCCGCCTGGCGCTGGCCCCGGGCTTCATCGACGTGCACACGCATGACGACACCAACGTCATCCGCACGCCGGACATGCTGCCCAAGCTGTCCCAGGGGGTTACCACCGTGGTGGTGGGCAACTGCGGCATCAGCGCCTCGCCCGTGGCCTTGCGCGGCGAACCGCCGGATCCGATGAACCTGCTGGGGTCCCGCGCCGACTTCAGCTATCCCACCTTTGCCGACTACACCCGCGCCATCGAGGCCGCGCAGCCCGCCGTGAACGTGGCGGCGCTGGTCGGCCACACCGCCCTGCGCAGCAACCACATGGACCGGCTCGACCGCGCCGCCACGCGCGACGAAGTTCTGGCCATGCGCGCACAGCTGCGCGATGCGCTGGCGCACGGCGCCGTCGGCCTGAGCACCGGACTGGCCTATGCCTCCGCCTTCGACGCCGATACCGACGAGGTCAAGCTGCTGGCCGAGGCCCTGGACGAATTCGGCGCGCTCTACACCACCCACCTGCGCTCGGAATTCGCGACCATCCTGGAAGCCATGCAGGAAGCCTTCGACATCGCCCAACATGCCCGCGTGCCGGTGGTGGTCTCGCACCTGAAGTGCGCCGGGGCCGGCAACTGGGGCCGCACGAAGGAAGTCCTGGCCACGCTGGAAACCGCGGGCCGCCTGCAACACGTAGGCTGCGACTGCTATCCCTATTCCGCCAGCTCGTCCACGCTGGATCTGAAGCAGGTCACGGACGAATTCGACATCGACATCACCTGGTCCGTGCCGCATCCGGAGCAGGCCCGCCGCAAGCTGGCGGACATTGCCGCCGACTGGGGCCTGCCCTTGCTGGAAGCGGCGGCGCGTCTGCAGCCGGCGGGCGCTGTGTACCACAACATGCACGAAGACGACGTGCGCCGCGTGCTGTCGCACCGGCTTACCATGGTGGGCTCCGACGGCCTGCCCAACGATCCCATGCCGCACCCGCGGCTGTGGGGCGCGTTCCCGCGCGTGCTGGGGCACTACAGCCGCGACGTGGGGCTGTTCCCGCTGACCGAGGCCGTGCACAAGATGACGGGCCTGTCCGCCGCGCGCTTCGGCCTGGCCGAGCGCGGCCTGGTGCGCGAGGGCTACCACGCGGACCTGGTGCTGTTCGATCCGGCCACGGTCATCGACCGCGCCACCTTCGCCGCCCCGGTGCAGACCGCCGCCGGCATCGAGGCGGTCTGGGTCAATGGCGCCCTGTCCTACCGCCAGGGCGAGGCCACCGGCGACCGCGCCGGCCGCTGG
- a CDS encoding MurR/RpiR family transcriptional regulator, with protein MNIIRDIVFQIRSRRDSLSVTERKVADAILDNIIWGASATVDQLAAKAGVSIATISRFARTVGCDDTRDLKLKLAQASTVGSRFLDPSAAPEESTFYARIYADIESTLRAHLPNFTEQLFEAAAGIVDGARMIYVFGMGGASAVLAQEVQSRLVRLGYPIAVYSDAVLLRMVAATLDERDAVLILSASGLTPEIVGAARIVKQYQARIVAITDATSALAELADVVLPIRTDETDFIYKPSASRYALMLAIDLLSTELAMLNQEENRERLRRIKLALDEHRGGPNRLPLGD; from the coding sequence ATGAACATCATCCGCGACATCGTCTTCCAGATACGCAGTCGACGGGACTCGCTGAGCGTGACCGAACGCAAAGTCGCCGACGCCATTCTGGACAACATCATCTGGGGCGCCAGCGCCACCGTCGACCAGCTGGCCGCCAAGGCCGGCGTCAGCATCGCCACCATCTCGCGCTTCGCGCGCACGGTCGGCTGCGACGACACGCGCGACCTGAAGCTGAAGCTGGCCCAGGCCAGCACCGTGGGCAGCCGCTTTCTCGACCCCAGCGCGGCGCCCGAGGAAAGCACCTTCTACGCCCGCATCTACGCCGACATCGAAAGCACGCTGCGCGCGCATCTGCCCAACTTTACCGAGCAGTTGTTCGAAGCGGCCGCCGGCATCGTCGACGGCGCGCGCATGATCTACGTGTTCGGCATGGGCGGCGCGTCGGCCGTGCTGGCGCAGGAAGTGCAGTCGCGCCTGGTGCGGCTGGGCTACCCCATCGCCGTCTACAGCGACGCGGTGCTGCTGCGCATGGTCGCGGCCACCCTGGACGAGCGCGATGCCGTACTGATCCTGTCGGCGTCAGGCCTGACGCCGGAAATCGTGGGCGCGGCCCGCATCGTCAAGCAGTACCAGGCGCGCATCGTCGCCATCACCGACGCGACCTCGGCGCTGGCCGAACTGGCCGACGTAGTCCTGCCCATCCGCACCGACGAAACCGACTTCATCTACAAACCCTCGGCGTCGCGCTACGCGTTGATGCTGGCCATAGACCTGCTCTCGACCGAACTGGCCATGTTGAACCAGGAAGAAAACCGGGAGCGCCTGCGCCGCATCAAACTGGCGCTGGACGAACACCGCGGCGGCCCGAACCGCCTGCCGCTGGGCGATTGA
- a CDS encoding ABC transporter ATP-binding protein — protein MTTSPIPIRAEEPLVRIQDLKVHFPTSQARNAPVVKAVDGVSFDVPRNTIVGLVGESGSGKTTTGRALLRLFAPTAGRILFDGQDITKLSEKQMLPWRRRMQIVFQDPYASLNPRMTVAEILGEALDTHRLAQNRRMARIGELLERVGLNADHSRRYPHEFSGGQRQRIGIARALAVEPDFIVADEPVSALDVSVQAQVLNLLQDLQRDLGLTMLFVAHDLAVVDYLCDEVVVMYLGRVMERGPTSEVYARPRHPYTRALLSAAPVPDPRAPRSRILLKGDIPSPVNPPSGCVFRTRCPYAIESCATTEAQAANVGPGHYVACSRIGDAELAA, from the coding sequence ATGACGACTAGCCCCATTCCCATCCGCGCCGAAGAGCCGCTGGTGCGGATCCAGGACCTGAAAGTCCACTTCCCCACCTCGCAGGCGCGCAACGCCCCCGTGGTGAAGGCCGTGGACGGCGTCAGCTTCGACGTGCCGCGCAACACCATCGTCGGTCTGGTCGGAGAGTCCGGCTCCGGCAAGACCACCACGGGCCGCGCCCTGCTGCGCCTGTTCGCGCCCACCGCCGGACGCATCCTGTTCGACGGCCAGGACATCACCAAGCTGTCCGAAAAACAGATGCTGCCCTGGCGCCGCCGCATGCAGATCGTGTTCCAGGACCCCTACGCCAGCCTCAACCCGCGCATGACCGTGGCCGAGATCCTGGGCGAGGCGCTGGACACGCACCGCCTGGCGCAGAACCGCCGCATGGCCCGCATCGGCGAGCTGCTGGAACGCGTGGGACTGAACGCCGACCACAGCCGCCGCTATCCGCACGAGTTCTCGGGCGGCCAGCGCCAGCGCATCGGCATCGCCCGAGCCCTGGCGGTCGAGCCCGACTTCATCGTGGCCGACGAGCCGGTCTCGGCCTTGGACGTCTCGGTGCAGGCTCAGGTGCTGAACCTGCTGCAGGACCTGCAGCGCGACCTGGGGCTGACCATGCTGTTCGTGGCCCACGACCTGGCGGTGGTGGACTATCTGTGCGATGAGGTCGTGGTGATGTACCTGGGCCGCGTCATGGAACGCGGCCCCACCAGCGAGGTCTATGCCCGCCCCCGCCATCCCTATACCCGCGCGCTGCTGTCCGCCGCGCCGGTGCCGGACCCGCGCGCGCCGCGCTCGCGTATCCTGCTAAAGGGCGACATCCCCAGCCCGGTCAATCCGCCTTCCGGTTGCGTGTTCCGCACCCGCTGCCCGTACGCCATCGAAAGCTGCGCGACCACCGAGGCGCAGGCCGCCAACGTCGGTCCGGGCCACTATGTGGCTTGTTCGCGCATCGGCGATGCCGAACTGGCCGCCTGA
- a CDS encoding ABC transporter ATP-binding protein encodes MTASTRDVVLSVEGLKTWFHSRDGIAKSVDGVTFDLARGETLAIVGESGSGKSVTSLSIMGLLPKPAGRIEAGRILYRDRQGAQHDLAQATPATLRKIRGAEIAMIFQEPMTSLNPLYTVGDQIAEAVLQHEGGSYDAALRRAREMLERVEIPAADRRVNEYPHQMSGGMRQRVMIALALACNPAVLIADEPTTALDVTVQAQILDLLRRLQAEMNMSILFITHNLGVVAEIAHRVAVMYAGRVVEDAGVYDLFEKPTHPYTRGLLSCIPTAALLASGERLRAIPGNVPSVLSLPPGCTFAPRCPLAADDCRAAVPELMPVQTEHRARCIKVNPI; translated from the coding sequence ATGACCGCAAGCACCCGAGACGTCGTGCTTTCCGTGGAAGGACTGAAGACCTGGTTCCACAGCCGCGACGGCATCGCCAAATCGGTGGATGGCGTGACCTTCGACCTGGCCCGCGGCGAAACGCTGGCCATCGTCGGCGAGTCCGGTTCCGGCAAGTCCGTGACCAGCCTGTCCATCATGGGCCTGCTGCCCAAACCGGCGGGTCGCATCGAGGCCGGCAGGATCCTGTACCGCGACCGCCAGGGCGCGCAGCACGATCTGGCTCAGGCCACGCCGGCCACCCTGCGCAAGATCCGCGGGGCCGAAATCGCCATGATCTTCCAGGAGCCCATGACCAGCCTGAACCCGCTGTACACGGTGGGCGACCAGATCGCCGAAGCCGTGCTGCAGCACGAAGGCGGCTCCTATGACGCCGCGCTCCGACGCGCCCGCGAAATGCTGGAGCGCGTGGAAATCCCGGCGGCCGACCGCCGCGTCAACGAGTACCCGCACCAGATGTCGGGCGGCATGCGCCAGCGCGTGATGATCGCTTTGGCCCTGGCCTGCAACCCCGCCGTGCTGATCGCCGACGAGCCCACCACCGCGCTGGACGTGACCGTGCAGGCGCAGATCCTGGACCTGCTGCGCCGGCTGCAGGCCGAGATGAACATGAGCATCCTGTTCATCACGCACAACCTGGGCGTGGTGGCCGAGATCGCGCATCGCGTGGCGGTCATGTACGCGGGCCGCGTGGTCGAGGACGCCGGCGTCTACGACCTGTTCGAAAAGCCCACGCATCCCTACACCCGCGGTTTGCTGTCCTGCATTCCCACCGCCGCCCTGCTGGCCTCCGGCGAACGGCTGCGCGCCATTCCCGGCAACGTGCCCAGCGTGCTGTCGCTGCCGCCCGGCTGTACCTTCGCGCCGCGCTGCCCGCTGGCCGCCGACGACTGCCGCGCCGCCGTGCCTGAACTCATGCCGGTGCAGACCGAACACCGCGCGCGCTGCATCAAGGTGAATCCGATATGA